In Rhineura floridana isolate rRhiFlo1 chromosome 12, rRhiFlo1.hap2, whole genome shotgun sequence, a single window of DNA contains:
- the LOC133368768 gene encoding prostate and testis expressed protein 14-like, protein MNKVLAVGFLALVYFDMDGTVQCRFCRNVKPDNTCSHPETTCRAGVWKLCYSRLISKGLSVVRVNRGCTKKCETITYKKNDYAKYMLCCDQDLCNNHKIWVKQ, encoded by the exons ATGAACAAGGTTCTGGCAGTAGGTTTTTTAGCACTGGTCTACTTTGACATGG ATGGAACTGTCCAGTGTCGTTTCTGTCGAAATGTTAAACCTGATAACACTTGTAGCCATCCTGAAACAACTTGCAGGGCAGGAGTATGGAAACTATGCTATAGTAGGTTGATTTCTAAAG GACTTTCTGTTGTACGTGTGAACCGGGGCTGCACTAAGAAATGTGAAACCATCACATACAAGAAAAATGACTATGCAAAATATATGCTGTGCTGTGATCAAGACCTTTGTAATAATCACAAGATCTGGGTCAAGCAATAA